Proteins encoded within one genomic window of Nordella sp. HKS 07:
- the phnE gene encoding phosphonate ABC transporter, permease protein PhnE, with the protein MTTTAIHIPPVPVAQRYGRLAFWSILAVLLAWSFYPAEIYRAPLLVTDAGNMARYASGFLSPNFADWKLYVSEMLITVHIAVWGTFLAVLFGIPFALLSSNNVAPVWIVQPVRRLMDACRAINELVFAVLFVVAVGLGPFAGVMAVFVHNLGIVSKLFSEAVEASDPRPVEGIRATGATRLQEVIYGIIPQVMPLWLSYGLYRFESNVRGATVLGIVGAGGIGQLLFENIRGFYYGETAAIMIVVVITVAIIDMISQRLRKVLI; encoded by the coding sequence ATGACCACGACCGCGATCCATATTCCTCCTGTACCGGTGGCGCAGCGCTATGGGCGCCTGGCCTTCTGGTCGATCCTCGCTGTGCTGCTGGCCTGGAGCTTCTATCCGGCCGAGATCTATCGCGCGCCACTGCTCGTCACCGATGCCGGCAATATGGCGCGCTATGCCTCAGGCTTTCTGTCGCCCAACTTCGCCGACTGGAAACTTTATGTCAGCGAGATGCTGATCACCGTCCATATCGCCGTCTGGGGCACATTTCTCGCCGTGCTCTTCGGCATTCCCTTCGCCCTCCTTTCCTCCAACAATGTGGCGCCGGTCTGGATCGTTCAGCCGGTGCGCCGGCTGATGGATGCCTGCCGTGCCATCAACGAGCTCGTCTTCGCCGTGCTCTTCGTCGTTGCCGTGGGCTTAGGCCCCTTCGCCGGCGTGATGGCCGTCTTCGTCCACAATCTCGGCATCGTCTCGAAGCTGTTCTCGGAAGCGGTTGAAGCCTCCGATCCGCGCCCGGTCGAGGGCATCCGCGCCACCGGCGCCACCAGGCTTCAGGAAGTCATCTACGGCATCATCCCGCAAGTGATGCCGCTATGGCTGAGCTACGGCCTCTATCGCTTCGAATCCAATGTACGCGGCGCCACCGTGCTCGGCATTGTCGGCGCCGGCGGCATCGGCCAGCTCCTTTTCGAGAATATCCGCGGCTTTTATTATGGCGAGACCGCCGCGATCATGATCGTTGTCGTGATCACCGTCGCCATCATCGACATGATCTCGCAGCGCCTGCGCAAGGTGCTGATATGA
- the phnC gene encoding phosphonate ABC transporter ATP-binding protein, which produces MTLDAIRIERLSKTFSSGKRGLDDISLSIGQGEMVALIGASGSGKSTLIRHIAGLVTADKADGCGISVHSRLVQTQGRMAANVRDIRREIGVIFQQFNLVGRMSVLTNVLTGVLAKIPAWRGTVGAFPLAEQQAAMVALTRVGIAETARQRASTLSGGQQQRAAIARALVQGARVLLADEPIASLDPASARRVMETLETINRQDGITVVVALHQVEYARRFCPRTIAMQAGQVVFDGPSTQLSNERLRQIYGSASEELILPDAGEVRRPSSMLEGLTAAAAA; this is translated from the coding sequence ATGACGTTGGACGCGATCCGTATCGAGCGATTGAGCAAAACGTTCAGCAGCGGCAAGCGCGGCCTGGACGACATTTCACTGAGCATCGGCCAAGGCGAGATGGTCGCGCTCATCGGCGCGTCCGGTTCCGGCAAGTCTACTCTCATCCGCCACATCGCCGGCCTCGTCACCGCCGACAAGGCTGACGGGTGCGGCATCTCCGTTCATAGCCGCCTTGTCCAGACACAAGGCCGCATGGCCGCCAATGTGCGCGATATCCGCCGCGAGATCGGTGTCATTTTCCAGCAGTTCAATCTCGTCGGCCGGATGTCGGTGCTCACCAATGTGCTGACCGGCGTTCTCGCCAAGATTCCGGCCTGGCGCGGCACCGTCGGCGCCTTCCCGCTCGCCGAACAGCAAGCCGCCATGGTGGCGTTGACGCGTGTCGGTATCGCCGAGACGGCGCGTCAGCGTGCTTCGACATTGTCGGGCGGCCAGCAGCAGCGCGCTGCCATCGCCCGCGCTCTGGTCCAGGGCGCGCGCGTCCTCCTGGCCGATGAACCCATCGCTTCCCTCGACCCCGCCTCGGCCCGCCGGGTCATGGAGACGCTCGAGACCATCAACCGCCAGGACGGCATCACCGTCGTCGTAGCGCTCCACCAGGTTGAATATGCCCGCCGCTTCTGCCCGCGCACCATCGCCATGCAGGCGGGCCAGGTCGTCTTCGACGGCCCGAGCACCCAACTTTCGAATGAACGCCTCCGCCAGATTTATGGATCGGCCAGTGAAGAGCTGATCCTTCCCGATGCGGGCGAAGTCCGCAGGCCTTCCTCCATGCTGGAAGGGCTCACGGCCGCCGCCGCCGCATAG
- a CDS encoding nuclear transport factor 2 family protein, whose amino-acid sequence MADAKVHEPARDPQDLERFLIERQWAGDIEGMMALFASDAVIDTGAGPPIRGHDAIRARFAAFAAEGRKFAKGKQSPAVINGDLALTSTHLPDGSITAEVARRQPDGTWLWVIDRYSVT is encoded by the coding sequence ATGGCGGATGCGAAAGTTCATGAACCGGCGCGGGATCCTCAGGATCTGGAGCGGTTTCTGATCGAGCGGCAATGGGCCGGTGACATCGAGGGCATGATGGCGCTCTTTGCATCCGACGCGGTCATCGACACGGGCGCCGGTCCGCCGATCCGCGGGCATGACGCCATCCGAGCGCGCTTCGCCGCCTTTGCCGCCGAAGGTCGGAAATTCGCCAAAGGAAAGCAGAGCCCGGCGGTGATCAATGGCGATCTGGCGCTCACTTCGACGCATCTTCCCGATGGCAGCATCACCGCCGAGGTTGCCCGAAGACAGCCCGACGGCACGTGGCTGTGGGTCATCGATCGCTATTCGGTGACTTGA
- a CDS encoding IS5 family transposase: MPTRVTGQFSLADALAKQPSRSGETLDRVQSLIDWGQIDTLLAPMRGSPYGAPGYPPLLMLKALLLQQWYSLSDPGLEEALIDRLSFRRFVGLALGEDTPDHSTISRFRTELATRGLSEAVFEVVNLQIDAKGLLLRQGTIIDATLVEAHVKRPEKPKEDKTPAPAPASDQAPQQDKAGPKGERPASKLILSPTDPEASWAKKGHKRYFGYKGHVAVDLGSGIIRRCVLTTASVADTTMGDALIMGDERALYADKGYDTKARRAALKAAGANDRIAHRPNRHHPLSKRQVQRNKGISRRRSAVERVFAIAKRLMGWRRVRYIGLVRNAGHFAMLCTAINLKRLAVLSA, translated from the coding sequence ATGCCGACACGCGTGACTGGTCAGTTTAGCCTGGCTGATGCTCTGGCGAAGCAGCCGAGCCGCTCGGGCGAGACACTTGATCGGGTGCAGAGCCTGATCGATTGGGGCCAGATCGACACCTTGCTCGCGCCGATGCGCGGCTCGCCCTATGGCGCGCCCGGCTACCCGCCACTGCTGATGCTGAAGGCTCTTTTGCTGCAGCAATGGTATTCGCTGTCGGATCCAGGCCTTGAGGAAGCGCTGATCGATAGATTGTCGTTCCGCCGCTTTGTCGGCTTGGCTTTGGGTGAAGACACGCCGGATCACTCGACGATCAGCCGGTTTCGCACGGAGCTGGCGACGAGGGGCCTGAGCGAGGCGGTGTTTGAAGTTGTGAACCTTCAGATTGATGCCAAGGGACTGCTGCTGCGCCAGGGCACGATCATCGATGCGACGCTGGTCGAAGCCCATGTGAAGCGGCCCGAGAAGCCGAAGGAAGACAAGACACCGGCGCCGGCACCCGCCAGCGATCAAGCCCCGCAGCAGGACAAGGCCGGGCCCAAAGGCGAACGGCCGGCAAGCAAACTCATCCTCAGCCCGACCGATCCTGAGGCGAGCTGGGCCAAGAAGGGCCACAAGCGCTACTTTGGCTACAAAGGCCATGTGGCGGTCGACCTGGGCTCGGGCATCATCCGTCGCTGTGTTCTCACCACCGCCTCGGTGGCTGATACGACTATGGGTGATGCGCTGATCATGGGCGATGAGCGGGCGCTCTACGCCGACAAGGGCTATGACACCAAGGCACGCCGCGCGGCCCTCAAGGCTGCCGGGGCCAATGATCGCATTGCTCACCGTCCCAACAGGCACCATCCGCTGAGCAAGCGCCAAGTTCAACGCAACAAGGGCATCTCGCGTCGTCGTAGCGCTGTCGAGCGGGTCTTCGCCATTGCCAAGCGTCTGATGGGATGGCGGCGGGTGCGCTACATCGGGCTTGTGAGGAACGCTGGTCACTTCGCGATGCTGTGTACCGCGATCAATCTCAAGCGCCTGGCGGTGCTCAGTGCATGA
- the phnD gene encoding phosphonate ABC transporter substrate-binding protein: protein MRWIARPLATMAAAAFMATAAYAETTEINFGIISTESTQNLKQYWTPFLTDLEKQTGVKINPFFASDYAGIIEGMRFGKVQVAWYGNKSAMEAVDRADGEVFAQSVDVEGNPGYWSLLVTNVDNTNINTLDDVLKCDKSMSFGNGDPNSTSGFLVPSVFVFGAHNVDPKNCYKTVTNANHETNLMAVVNKQVDFATNNTENMRNFAKSHPEELKKIKEIWRSPLIPSDPIVWRKDLDQPTKDKLLSFFMTYGRQGSVDEVKTARDNLKKLNWAPFKPSSDAQLYPIRILEISKAMNKVKADEQLSQADKDAKLKELEAKKAEFQKLMAEVPQT, encoded by the coding sequence ATGAGATGGATCGCAAGACCGCTTGCCACGATGGCGGCCGCCGCCTTCATGGCCACCGCCGCCTATGCGGAGACTACGGAGATCAATTTCGGCATCATATCGACCGAGTCGACGCAGAATCTGAAACAATATTGGACCCCGTTCCTCACCGACCTCGAGAAGCAGACCGGGGTCAAGATCAATCCATTCTTCGCCTCCGACTATGCCGGCATCATCGAAGGTATGCGCTTCGGCAAGGTGCAGGTGGCCTGGTACGGTAATAAATCCGCGATGGAGGCGGTCGACCGCGCCGATGGCGAGGTCTTCGCCCAGTCCGTCGATGTCGAGGGCAATCCCGGCTACTGGTCGCTCCTCGTCACCAATGTCGACAACACCAATATCAACACGCTCGACGACGTCTTGAAGTGCGACAAGAGCATGAGCTTCGGCAATGGCGATCCGAACTCGACCTCGGGCTTCCTCGTCCCGTCGGTGTTCGTCTTCGGCGCCCATAATGTCGATCCGAAGAATTGCTACAAGACCGTCACCAACGCCAACCATGAAACCAATCTCATGGCGGTGGTGAACAAGCAGGTCGACTTCGCCACCAACAACACCGAGAATATGCGCAACTTCGCCAAGTCGCATCCGGAAGAGTTGAAGAAGATCAAGGAAATCTGGCGCTCGCCGCTGATCCCGTCCGATCCCATCGTCTGGCGCAAGGATCTCGACCAGCCGACCAAGGACAAGCTGCTTTCCTTCTTCATGACCTATGGCCGCCAGGGTTCGGTCGATGAAGTGAAGACGGCGCGCGATAATCTCAAGAAGCTCAACTGGGCGCCTTTCAAACCCTCATCCGACGCGCAGCTCTATCCGATCCGCATTCTGGAAATCTCCAAGGCCATGAACAAGGTCAAGGCCGACGAGCAGCTGAGCCAGGCCGACAAGGACGCCAAGCTCAAGGAGCTCGAAGCCAAGAAGGCCGAATTCCAGAAGCTCATGGCGGAAGTCCCACAGACCTGA
- a CDS encoding DUF1045 domain-containing protein → MTARYALYYAPCPDTLFHALGANWLGRDAWTGAAPGQPAIANIAGLTTEPRRYGFHATLKAPFELAPGKSRDDLTAFAKEFARRQAPVMLPKLRLAALDGFLALVPDSETEHLHELAACCVMDFDGFRGTLLPDEIQRRHRSGLSHRQGRLLLNWGYPHVLDQFRFHMTLSNKLTPADMASLKKGAEQHFAPVIGVPVRLDAITIFCEAEKAAVFRAEERFALTGKAETIWPELWKLGVR, encoded by the coding sequence ATGACCGCCCGCTACGCTCTTTACTACGCTCCATGCCCGGACACGCTGTTCCATGCCCTGGGAGCGAACTGGCTCGGCCGCGACGCCTGGACGGGAGCCGCGCCAGGACAGCCGGCGATCGCAAACATCGCGGGCCTCACCACCGAGCCACGCCGCTATGGTTTCCATGCCACGCTGAAGGCGCCGTTCGAGCTTGCCCCCGGCAAGAGCCGCGACGATCTCACCGCCTTCGCCAAGGAATTCGCCCGCCGCCAGGCGCCGGTGATGTTGCCGAAGCTCAGGCTGGCCGCGCTCGACGGCTTCCTTGCTTTGGTGCCCGACAGCGAGACCGAACATCTGCATGAGCTCGCCGCCTGCTGCGTCATGGATTTCGACGGCTTTCGAGGCACTCTCCTCCCCGATGAAATTCAACGCCGCCATCGCTCAGGTCTCAGCCATCGCCAGGGCCGCCTCCTGCTCAATTGGGGCTACCCCCATGTGCTGGATCAGTTCCGTTTCCATATGACCCTCAGTAATAAGCTGACGCCCGCCGACATGGCGAGCCTGAAAAAAGGAGCCGAGCAGCATTTCGCGCCCGTCATCGGCGTGCCGGTCAGGCTCGATGCGATCACCATCTTTTGCGAGGCCGAGAAGGCAGCAGTCTTTCGGGCCGAGGAGCGTTTCGCCCTCACCGGCAAGGCGGAGACGATCTGGCCGGAACTGTGGAAACTGGGTGTGAGATGA